In the Verrucomicrobiia bacterium genome, one interval contains:
- a CDS encoding sigma factor-like helix-turn-helix DNA-binding protein, which yields MQDTADTALDIRGTALAVLESIEREREREIIARRFGLHDRKETLEQIGELLGITRERVRQLEKAILIRLKMAAEEGSLKIAGIEKQLIRHLHEMGRVARVHDLTAKVNPNHTERDRAHIAFIAELSPHLAVVDENDNYHHSVAIKEHHDDKQVRSHVDEIVHTIKKHSEPIAIEHLHDKLTHEHPDHVRALASVSKHLASLKDSWGLVKWPTVNPKNIRDKIYVILAENTKPMHFSEIADSIKKSDFKRKDVTTQAIHNELIKDDRFVLIGRGIYALDEWGFSRGTVADIIADILKKEKAPLHRDEIVKRVLKHRQVKETTILLNLQSKPQFKRVAKATYVLAEE from the coding sequence ATGCAAGACACTGCCGACACCGCTCTTGATATACGAGGCACCGCGCTGGCCGTTCTCGAAAGCATCGAGCGCGAACGTGAACGCGAAATTATTGCCCGCCGCTTTGGCCTGCACGACCGCAAAGAAACCCTAGAGCAAATAGGGGAGTTATTGGGTATTACCCGCGAACGCGTACGACAGCTTGAAAAAGCTATTCTTATTCGCTTAAAAATGGCCGCCGAAGAGGGCAGCCTCAAAATTGCCGGCATCGAAAAGCAGCTTATTCGCCACCTCCACGAAATGGGTCGGGTTGCCCGCGTCCACGACCTAACCGCCAAGGTTAATCCAAATCACACCGAGCGAGATCGAGCGCATATTGCATTTATTGCCGAACTCTCACCACATTTAGCAGTTGTTGACGAAAACGACAATTACCATCATAGTGTTGCAATTAAAGAACACCACGACGACAAACAAGTTCGCTCTCATGTTGATGAAATCGTGCACACCATCAAAAAACACAGCGAACCAATTGCCATCGAGCATCTGCACGACAAACTTACCCATGAGCACCCTGATCATGTTCGAGCGCTCGCTAGCGTCAGCAAGCATCTTGCGAGCCTAAAAGATAGCTGGGGTCTTGTAAAATGGCCGACCGTCAACCCTAAAAACATCCGCGACAAAATTTATGTCATCCTCGCCGAGAATACAAAGCCTATGCACTTTTCTGAAATCGCCGACTCAATTAAGAAGTCAGATTTCAAGCGCAAAGACGTCACCACCCAAGCAATTCATAACGAACTGATCAAAGATGATCGCTTTGTATTGATTGGTCGCGGTATCTACGCTCTCGATGAATGGGGCTTTAGTCGCGGAACGGTCGCCGATATCATCGCTGATATCTTGAAAAAAGAAAAGGCACCGTTACACCGCGACGAGATTGTTAAGCGCGTGCTCAAGCACCGACAAGTAAAAGAAACGACTATTTTACTAAACTTACAAAGTAAACCACAATTTAAACGCGTTGCCAAAGCAACGTACGTACTGGCCGAGGAATAA